In Carya illinoinensis cultivar Pawnee chromosome 9, C.illinoinensisPawnee_v1, whole genome shotgun sequence, the following are encoded in one genomic region:
- the LOC122275387 gene encoding uncharacterized protein LOC122275387, translating into MALFVFLCFVVFFSFCSGSSSGATTLHLDGLLLNGNFEESPAKSNLKKTVIKGKYSLPKWEINGLVEYISGGPQPGGFFYAVPRGVHAVKLGNEASISQNVKVNPGSIYSITFGATRTCAQDEVLGVSVPGHSADLSIQTLFSSNGGDTYAWAFKATSRVVKLTFHNPGIQEDPTCGPLLDAIAIKEMLPLKYTKGNLVKNGGFEIGPHVFKNFSTGILLPPKLLDLISPLPGWIIESLKPVKYIDKKHFLVPSGLAAIELVAGRESAIAQIIRTVPNKLYNLTFTIGDAKNACHGSMMVEAFAAKETLKVGFVSRGKGEFKTASFKFTAISARTRITFFSASYHTRLHDYGHICGPVLDNVRVFPTVY; encoded by the exons ATggctttgtttgtttttctttgttttgtggtCTTCTTCTCTTTCTGCAGTGGCTCTTCTTCTGGAGCTACAACCCTGCATCTTGACG GACTCCTCCTAAATGGCAACTTTGAGGAATCACCCGCGAAGTCAAACCTCAAGAAGACAGTAATCAAAGGGAAATATTCACTCCCGAAATGGGAAATCAACGGCTTGGTCGAGTACATCTCCGGTGGGCCGCAGCCAGGGGGCTTCTTCTACGCCGTTCCTCGCGGGGTTCACGCGGTAAAACTAGGCAATGAGGCCTCCATCTCTCAAAACGTGAAGGTGAATCCAGGCTCCATCTACTCCATCACGTTTGGGGCCACAAGGACTTGTGCCCAAGACGAAGTGCTGGGGGTTTCGGTCCCCGGCCACTCGGCGGACCTTTCTATACAAACCCTTTTTAGCAGTAATGGAGGCGACACTTATGCCTGGGCTTTCAAGGCGACTTCCAGGGTTGTGAAGTTGACATTTCACAACCCTGGTATTCAGGAGGACCCCACTTGTGGACCTCTCTTGGATGCTATTGCAATCAAGGAAATGCTGCCGCTCAAGTACACTAAAG GAAACCTCGTGAAAAATGGGGGTTTCGAAATTGGCCCTCATGTGTTCAAGAACTTCTCAACCGGAATACTCCTCCCTCCCAAGCTATTAGACCTAATCTCCCCACTCCCCGGGTGGATTATCGAGTCTCTCAAACCTGTGAAGTACATCGACAAGAAGCACTTCTTGGTTCCCTCTGGCCTCGCCGCCATTGAATTGGTTGCTGGGCGAGAAAGTGCCATTGCCCAAATCATCAGAACAGTTCCCAACAAGTTGTACAACCTCACCTTCACCATTGGAGATGCAAAGAACGCTTGCCATGGCTCCATGATGGTTGAAGCCTTCGCTGCCAAAGAAACCCTGAAAGTTGGATTTGTATCTCGAGGAAAGGGTGAGTTCAAAACTgcaagtttcaagttcacggCAATTTCGGCCAGGACAAGGATAACATTTTTCAGTGCTAGCTATCACACAAGGCTTCACGATTATGGTCATATTTGTGGTCCTGTGTTGGACAATGTCAGGGTATTTCCTACTGTCTACTGA
- the LOC122275487 gene encoding probable glycosyltransferase STELLO2 yields MLVQERSTPKSPKSQIRTLPTLHPTRFSEAKSLDFSTWVSENLYKIFTVLLLIATVAALFFLRNVGDTAALLCFETQSKNLEKLEFPQINWNSIAPITDKSSPYANFRTKQWIVVSVSEYPTDSLRNLVKIRGWQVLAIGNSKTPSDWSLKGAIFLSLEQQASLGFRVVDFLPYDSYVRKTVGYLFAIQHGASKIFDADDRGDVIDGDLGKHFDVELVGEGARQEAILQYSHDNPNRTIVNPYIHFGQRSVWPRGLPLENVGEIGHEEYYTEVYGGKQFIQQGTSNGLPDVDSVFYFTRKSGLEAFDIRFDEHAPKVALPQGIMVPVNSFNTIYHSAAFWGLMLPVSVSTMASDVLRGYWGQRLLWEVGGHVVVYPPTVHRYDRIEAYPFSEEKDLHVNVGRLVKFLASWRSSKQRLFEKILELSFAMAEGGFWTEMDVKFTAAWLQDLLSVNYQQPRLMSLELDRPRASIGHGDRKEFIPQKLPSVHLGVEETGSVNYEIANLIRWRKNFGNVVLIMFCNGPVERTALEWRLLYGRVFKTVIILSGWKNPDLAVEEGQLEQLYKHLPKIFNRYTSAEGFLFLQDDTIINYWNLLQADRTKLWITNEVSKSWTTLSTKDNSEWYSKQADMVKKVVSTMPVHFQVSYKESVTEGQSITICSSEVFYVPRRFVADFVDLVNLVGSLEIHQKVAIPMFFVSMDSPQNFDPVLGTMMYQQKPPTNNSSNLYSAQVPAVHPWNVSSEQDFIKLIRIMAEGDPLLMELV; encoded by the exons ATGTTGGTCCAAGAGCGTTCAACGCCGAAATCGCCGAAATCCCAGATCAGAACCCTGCCCACTCTCCACCCCACCCGTTTCTCGGAGGCTAAGAGCCTCGATTTCTCCACATGGGTCTCCGAGAATCTCTACAAGATCTTCACTGTCCTGCTCCTCATCGCTACCGTCGCTGCTCTCTTCTTCCTCCGCAATGTTGGCGATACTGCCGCCCTCCTTTGCTTCGAAACCCAGTCCAAGAACCTCGAGAAGTTGGAATTCCCACAAATTAACTGGAATTCGATCGCGCCCATCACCGACAAGTCCTCGCCCTACGCGAATTTCAGAACCAAGCAGTGGATCGTTGTCTCGGTCTCCGAATATCCCACCGATTCACTCCGTAACCTCGTCAAGATCAGAGGCTGGCAAGTTCTCGCAATCGGGAACTCCAAAACGCCGTCGGACTGGAGCCTGAAAGGTGCGATTTTCTTGTCTTTGGAACAGCAAGCTAGTTTGGGTTTTCGTGTTGTGGATTTTCTTCCTTACGATTCTTATGTAAGGAAGACTGTTGGGTATTTGTTTGCTATTCAACACGGTGCGAGCAAGATCTTTGATGCTGATGATCGCGGGGATGTAATTGATGGGGATTTGGGTAAGCATTTTGATGTAGAATTGGTCGGAGAGGGTGCCAGGCAAGAGGCTATATTGCAGTATAGCCACGACAACCCAAATCGGACCATTGTGAACCCGTATATCCATTTCGGGCAGCGATCGGTTTGGCCTAGAGGGTTACCACTGGAGAATGTGGGTGAAATTGGGCATGAAGAGTATTACACGGAAGTATATGGCGGAAAGCAGTTCATTCAACAGGGGACTTCGAATGGGCTGCCTGATGTTGattctgtattttattttactaggAAATCGGGTTTGGAAGCATTTGATATTAGGTTCGACGAGCATGCCCCAAAGGTGGCGCTGCCGCAGGGAATAATGGTCCCCGTTAATTCTTTTAATACAATCTACCATTCTGCAGCATTTTGGGGGTTGATGCTTCCTGTTTCCGTTAGCACGATGGCTTCCGATGTTTTGAGAGGATATTGGGGACAAAGGCTTTTGTGGGAAGTTGGTGGTCATGTTGTTGTTTACCCGCCTACAGTTCATCGGTATGATAGGATTGAGGCATACCCATTTTCGGAAGAAAAGGATCTTCATGTGAACGTAGGTCGTCTAGTTAAGTTTTTGGCTTCCTGGAGATCAAGCAAGCAGAGACTGTTTGAAAAGATTTTGGAATTAAGTTTTGCAATGGCAGAAGGGGGGTTTTGGACTGAGATGGATGTGAAGTTTACCGCTGCTTGGCTTCAAGACTTGCTTTCAGTTAATTATCAGCAGCCAAGGCTAATGTCATTGGAATTGGATAGGCCACGAGCAAGTATTGGTCATGGGGATAGGAAAGAATTTATCCCACAAAAGCTGCCATCTGTTCATCTGGGGGTTGAGGAAACAGGGTCAGTGAATTATGAGATCGCAAATTTGATTCGGTGGAGGAAGAATTTCGGGAATGTTGTCCTTATTATGTTCTGCAATGGGCCTGTGGAACGTACTGCTCTTGAGTGGAGATTGCTTTATGGGCGAGTATTCAAAACAGTGATTATCTTGTCAGGGTGGAAGAACCCCGATCTTGCCGTTGAGGAAGGCCAATTGGAGCAGCTATACAA GCACCTTCCTAAGATCTTTAATAGATATACTAGCGCAGAAGGATTTTTATTCCTTCAGGATGATACCATTATTAATTACTGGAATCTGCTACAGGCAGACAGGACTAAACTGTGGATCACGAATGAG GTCTCCAAGTCGTGGACTACTCTGTCAACTAAAGACAACTCGGAATGGTATTCAAAACAAGCAGATATGGTAAAGAAGGTTGTCAGCACCATGCCAGTTCACTTCCAGGTCAGTTATAAGGAAAGTGTAACGGAGGGACAAAGCATCACAATATGCAGTTCTGAGGTATTCTATGTTCCTCGGCGCTTTGTCGCTGACTTTGTCGATCTGGTTAATCTAGTGGGCAGTTTAGAAATCCATCAAAAGGTTGCAATACCCATGTTCTTTGTATCGATGGATTCCCCGCAGAATTTTGACCCAGTGCTCGGTACAATGATGTACCAGCAAAAACCACCTACAAATAATTCTTCAAACCTATATTCAGCTCAAGTACCTGCTGTGCACCCATGGAATGTGTCAAGCGAACAAGATTTCATAAAGCTGATCAGAATAATGGCAGAAGGTGACCCTCTCCTAATGGAGTTAGTCTGA
- the LOC122275936 gene encoding uncharacterized protein LOC122275936, translating to MAEFPCPLERTVASALLLLSAIPPSPSLVSPPLIGSEERSLKDGRKTKSCRESLLLSDSTAVSLKNKSRTVSMSCTSSLTSEGSSEDIVACRMRMIAAMARRHEMKVKVDLASALAAVFLLTDLCNWLFLIVRKSRSKIQYSSCDQEISSDETVKMSPATVSTDASYLSSSSSPLSSGRSHRSSYVTRGEKTQKRLATTCEEIRRKHVGSVHMRRRAEGILKLLSRGCSSELKIRQLLGDSPDTSKALRMLLKLEEVKRSGTGGRRDPYIYKVFACAPHQHFSTI from the exons ATGGCTGAGTTCCCCTGTCCCCTCGAGCGCACAGTTGCTTCCGCTCTGCTCCTCCTCTCAGCTAtacctccctctccctccctcgTCTCTCCACCACT GATCGGTTCTGAGGAGCGATCGCTAAAGGATGGAAGGAAAACAAAGAGTTGCAGGGAGAGCTTGCTGCTAAGCGATTCAACTGCCGTGTCGCTCAAGAACAAGTCGCGCACTGTTTCTATGTCCTGCACTTCCTCTCTCACCAGCGAGGGATCTTCGGAGGATATTGTAGCGTGTAGGATGAGGATGATCGCCGCAATGGCTCGCCGCCATGAAATGAAGGTCAAGGTTGATCTCGCTTCTGCCCTTGCCGCAGTTTTCTTGCTTACTGATTTGTGCAATTGGTTGTTTTTG ATCGTACGGAAGAGCCGCTCGAAAATTCAGTATAGCTCCTGTGACCAGGAAATCAGCTCAGACGAGACGGTGAAGATGTCCCCGGCAACCGTTTCCACGGATGCGTCGTACTTATCAAGCAGCTCAAGCCCGCTATCAAGCGGGCGAAGCCATAGAAGCAGCTACGTTACCAGAGGTGAAAAAACTCAGAAAAGGCTTGCGACTACATGCGAGGAGATCAGGAGGAAGCACGTCGGCTCGGTTCACATGCGCCGCAGAGCCGAAGGCATTTTGAAGTTGCTCTCCCGCGGTTGTTCCTCTGAACTGAAGATACGTCAACTTCTCGGTGATAGCCCCGATACAAGCAAGGCCCTCAGAat GTTGTTAAAGCTCGAAGAGGTGAAAAGGTCAGGCACTGGAGGGCGTCGAGACCCCTATATTTACAAGGTTTTTGCTTGTGCTCCTCATCAACATTTCAGCACCATCTAA